One window of Xanthomonas sp. 10-10 genomic DNA carries:
- a CDS encoding bestrophin family ion channel, with amino-acid sequence MALPHVDVAFPMITRDTFPLRRIWPKTYKRLLVLLAFDCAVAVLYTFFGWQWLSIEALPLAQLGSALTIFLAFRANAAYGRWWEARQLWGSLVNTSRAIARQALTALDVNPADPRQAALRDDIVVHQVAFVHALRCHLRRQNPFPELAGLLGQARADELRGYVNIPNALTLRLGEQLQQARDWGMLDSLRWSSLDANLTTLANIQGACERIKNTPLPRQFSSLPRTLVNMYCWLVPLGLIAGMGLAMPIASVLISFTLIAIDSASSAIEDPFENTVHDTPMTALSRGIELTLREMLGQRVPLREVRAIDGFIY; translated from the coding sequence ATGGCCCTACCCCACGTTGATGTCGCCTTCCCCATGATCACCCGCGATACGTTTCCGTTGCGACGCATCTGGCCCAAGACCTACAAGCGCCTGCTGGTGTTGCTGGCGTTCGATTGCGCCGTGGCCGTGCTCTACACTTTTTTCGGCTGGCAGTGGCTGTCGATCGAAGCCTTGCCGCTGGCCCAGCTCGGCTCGGCGCTCACCATCTTCCTGGCGTTCCGCGCCAATGCGGCCTATGGCCGCTGGTGGGAGGCGCGCCAACTCTGGGGCTCGCTGGTGAACACCTCGCGCGCCATCGCACGCCAGGCGTTGACCGCGCTGGATGTGAATCCGGCCGACCCGCGCCAGGCCGCACTGCGCGACGACATCGTGGTGCATCAGGTCGCCTTCGTGCATGCCTTGCGCTGCCATCTGCGCCGGCAGAACCCGTTTCCCGAGTTGGCCGGCCTGCTCGGCCAGGCACGCGCCGACGAGCTGCGCGGCTACGTCAACATTCCCAATGCGCTGACCCTGCGGCTGGGCGAACAACTGCAACAGGCGCGCGACTGGGGGATGCTCGACAGCCTGCGCTGGTCGTCGCTGGACGCCAACCTCACCACGCTGGCCAACATCCAGGGCGCCTGCGAACGCATCAAGAACACCCCGCTGCCACGGCAGTTCTCTTCGCTGCCGCGCACGCTGGTGAACATGTATTGCTGGCTGGTGCCGCTGGGCCTGATCGCCGGCATGGGCCTGGCCATGCCGATCGCCTCGGTGCTGATCAGCTTCACCCTGATCGCCATCGACAGCGCCAGCAGCGCCATCGAAGACCCGTTCGAGAACACCGTGCACGACACCCCGATGACCGCGCTGTCGCGCGGCATCGAACTGACCCTGCGCGAGATGCTGGGCCAGCGCGTACCGCTGCGCGAGGTGCGCGCCATCGACGGTTTCATCTACTGA
- a CDS encoding PAS domain-containing sensor histidine kinase, which produces MDRLRLPFKWRGQVVKLNRGPTLWASLAMLASLVWAEWYSHLGVSLGLLYILPVVLAATVLSRRDIVIAAIACAVLRGLFVTDETLVEQALRFFMATIAYAGCGLLVAEISRTRRVILAHYVQLRAEQRLRRRLERQLRLLAESSPAALLTVAGDGRIVAANRAAHEILDMAEEGGLEGRAVREFLPLLDDALSMSANLDGMRTSASTWGCRSDGTRFPATTWFSVYEDSAERHLAAILVDTSEEVRARESAHFDDVLKNNRLLAGAVSHEIRNLCSAAGVVTSNLARHPAIGEDPDLAALRSLVAALMELASFNLRRQLPDEAHETRLQTLCSELDVIIRSDWDDVDGQLVIQIPADFPSVHGDRHALLQVLLNLARNSLRAVQALPPQRRQLIVSARLEQQRAVLSVRDTGTGISEPGRLFQPFRSDSDGSGLGLYISRALMANQGGLLRYAPGGQGACFELHLPLAHAPYAEALDG; this is translated from the coding sequence ATGGACAGATTGAGACTGCCGTTCAAGTGGCGCGGGCAGGTGGTCAAGCTCAATCGCGGCCCGACGCTGTGGGCCTCGCTGGCGATGCTGGCATCACTGGTGTGGGCGGAGTGGTACTCGCACCTGGGCGTCTCGCTGGGGCTGCTGTACATCCTGCCGGTGGTATTGGCGGCCACGGTGCTGTCGCGGCGCGACATCGTCATCGCCGCGATTGCCTGCGCGGTGTTGCGCGGCTTGTTCGTGACCGACGAAACCCTGGTCGAACAGGCGCTGCGCTTCTTCATGGCGACGATTGCCTATGCCGGCTGCGGCCTGCTCGTGGCCGAAATCAGCCGCACCCGCCGGGTGATCCTGGCCCACTACGTGCAACTGCGCGCCGAGCAGCGGCTGCGCCGACGGCTGGAGCGGCAATTGCGGCTGCTCGCCGAGAGCAGCCCGGCGGCATTGCTGACCGTGGCCGGCGACGGCCGCATCGTGGCGGCCAACCGCGCCGCGCACGAGATCCTGGACATGGCCGAGGAGGGCGGGCTGGAAGGCCGCGCGGTGCGCGAGTTCCTGCCGTTGCTGGACGATGCGCTGAGCATGAGCGCCAATCTGGATGGCATGCGCACCTCCGCCAGCACCTGGGGCTGCCGCAGCGATGGAACCCGCTTCCCGGCCACCACCTGGTTCTCGGTCTACGAAGACAGCGCCGAGCGCCACCTGGCCGCGATCCTGGTCGACACCAGCGAGGAAGTGCGCGCGCGCGAATCGGCGCACTTCGACGATGTGCTCAAGAACAATCGCCTGCTGGCCGGCGCGGTGTCGCACGAGATCCGCAACCTGTGTTCTGCTGCCGGCGTGGTCACCTCCAACCTGGCGCGGCATCCGGCCATCGGCGAAGATCCGGACCTGGCCGCACTGCGCAGCCTGGTGGCGGCATTGATGGAACTGGCGTCCTTCAACCTGCGTCGGCAGCTGCCCGACGAGGCGCATGAAACGCGGCTGCAGACGCTGTGCAGCGAACTGGACGTGATCATTCGCTCGGACTGGGATGACGTCGACGGCCAGCTGGTCATCCAGATCCCCGCCGACTTCCCATCGGTGCATGGCGACCGCCATGCGTTGCTGCAGGTGTTGCTCAATCTGGCGCGTAATTCGCTGCGTGCGGTGCAGGCGCTGCCGCCGCAACGCCGCCAGTTGATCGTCAGTGCACGCCTGGAACAGCAGCGCGCCGTGCTGAGCGTGCGCGATACCGGCACCGGCATCTCCGAGCCGGGCCGCCTGTTCCAGCCGTTCCGCAGCGACAGCGACGGCTCCGGGCTGGGCCTGTACATCTCGCGTGCGCTGATGGCCAACCAAGGCGGCCTGCTGCGCTATGCGCCGGGCGGGCAGGGCGCATGTTTCGAGCTGCATCTGCCGCTGGCACATGCCCCCTATGCGGAGGCGCTGGATGGATGA